One genomic region from Phocoena sinus isolate mPhoSin1 chromosome 21, mPhoSin1.pri, whole genome shotgun sequence encodes:
- the LOC116746666 gene encoding cytochrome P450 4V2, translated as MLVSRTFVFCSKQTKRPVTAAWAPAVPDRGASETPTLSREAGLPPLQGGQACAHLRPDGEVSGAGDAPFCSRSAPHPAGAARLFRGQETPPGAGALDLPGLHRARRPEHPAPRSRSLSPGAERPAGAMLALWLLSFGQRLLLWGGLCAVSLAGAILTLHLLRMVASYAWTWQQMRAVPTLEGAYPFLGHALMLKPDARDFFQQMIQYTEEYRHLPLVKLWLGPVPLVFLYNAENVEVILTSSKHIDKSYMYKFLEPWLGLGLLTSTGNRWRSRRKMLTPTFHFTILEDFLDVMNEQANILVNKLEKHVDQEAFNCFFYITLCALDIICETAMGKNIGAQSNDDSEYVQAVYRMSDSIHQRMKMPWLWLDLLFLIFKDGWEHKRSLKILHDFTKNVITERANEMKRHEEGRSNDKDSPPRNNKRRGFLDLLLNVTDDQGNKLSYEEIREEVDTFMFEGHDTTAAAINLSLYLLGSYPEVQQKVDNELEEVFGRSDRPPTLDDLRKLKYLECVVKESLRLFPSVPFFARNLNEDCEVAGYKIVKGSQVIIMPYALHRDPRYFPNPEEFKPERFFPENSKGRHSYAYVPFSAGPRNCIGQKFAMMEEKTILSCILRHFWVESNQKREELGLAGELILRPSNGIWIKLKRRNTNES; from the exons ATGCTCGTTTCCCGAACTTTCGTTTTCTGCTCGAAGCAAACAAAGAGGCCGGTTACGGCGGCTTGGGCCCCCGCAGTGCCTGATCGAGGAGCCTCGGAGACTCCAACCTTGTCGCGAGAAGCAGGGCTGCCCCCGCTTCAGGGCGGCCAGGCCTGTGCCCACCTCCGGCCGGACGGGGAAGTGAGCGGGGCCGGCGACGCCCCCTTCTGCTCCCGGAGCGCCCCGCACCCTGCGGGCGCCGCCCGACTTTTCAGAGGCCAGGAAACTCCGCCAGGGGCTGGCGCCCTTGACCTCCCGGGGCTGCACCGCGCCCGCCGCCCCGAGCATCCCGCCCCGCGGTCCCGCAGCCTCAGTCCAGGTGCAGAGCGGCCCGCAGGCGCGATGCTGGCGCTGTGGCTGCTGAGCTTCGGGCAGAGGTTGCTGCTCTGGGGCGGGTTGTGCGCGGTCTCCCTGGCGGGCGCCATCCTCACCCTGCACCTCCTGCGGATGGTGGCGAGCTACGCGTGGACATGGCAGCAGATGCGTGCGGTCCCAACCTTGGAGGGCGCCTACCCCTTCCTGGGACACGCGCTGATGTTAAAGCCGGACGCGAGAG atttTTTTCAGCAGATGATTCAGTACACTGAAGAATACCGACACCTGCCACTGGTGAAACTCTGGCTCGGGCCCGTACCTCTGGTGTTCCTTTATAACGCAGAAAATGTGGAG gtaattttaacTAGTTCAAAGCACATTGACAAATCCTATATGTACAAGTTTCTAGAACCGTGGCTTGGCCTAGGACTTCTTACAAG taCTGGAAACAGGTGGCGCTCTAGGAGAAAAATGTTAACACCCACTTTTCATTTTACAATTCTGGAAGATTTCTTAGATGTCATGAATGAACAAGCAAATATATTGGTTAATAAGCTTGAAAAACATGTTGACCAAGAAGCATTTAACTGCTTTTTTTACATCACTCTTTGTGCCTTAGATATAATCTGTG AAACAGCTATGGGGAAGAACATTGGTGCTCAAAGCAACGATGATTCCGAGTATGTTCAAGCAGTTTATAG GATGAGTGATTCAATACATCAAAGAATGAAGATGCCCTGGCTCTGGCTTGACCTTTTGTTCCTTATATTTAAAGATGGATGGGAACACAAAAGGAGCCTAAAAATCCTACATGATTTTACCAAAAAT GTCATCACTGAACGGGCCAATGAAATGAAGAGACATGAAGAAGGCAGAAGTAATGACAAGGACTCTCCTCCACGCAATAATAAACGCAGGGGTTTTCTCGACTTGCTTTTAAATGTGACTGATGACCAAGGGAACAAGCTGAGTTATGAAGAGATTCGAGAAGAAGTTGACACCTTTATGTTTGAG GGTCACGATACGACCGCAGCTGCAATAAACTTGTCCTTATATCTCCTGGGTTCGTATCCAGAAGTCCAGCAAAAAGTGGACAACGAACTGGAGGAAGTGTTTG GGAGATCTGATCGTCCTCCTACCTTAGATGACCTGAGGAAACTTAAATATCTGGAATGTGTTGTTAAAGAGAGCCTTCGcctttttccttctgttcctttctttgcCCGTAATCTTAATGAAGACTGTGAAGTTG CGGGCTACAAAATCGTGAAAGGCTCTCAAGTAATCATCATGCCCTATGCACTGCACAGAGATCCAAGATACTTCCCCAATCCTGAGGAGTTCAAGCCAGAACGGTTCTTTCCCGAGAATTCGAAAGGACGTCATTCATACGCATATGTGCCCTTCTCTGCTGGACCCCGAAACTGTATAG GTCAAAAGTTTGCCATGATGGAAGAAAAGACCATTCTTTCCTGCATCCTGAGGCATTTTTGGGTAGAATCCAACCAAAAAAGAGAAGAACTTGGTCTGGCAGGAGAACTGATTCTTCGTCCAAGTAACGGCATCTGGATCAAGTTGAAGAGGAGAAACACAAATGAATCCTAA